The proteins below come from a single Takifugu rubripes chromosome 10, fTakRub1.2, whole genome shotgun sequence genomic window:
- the svila gene encoding supervillin a isoform X6 — protein MNRKERIARRLEGIEGDLHTSLMPSLVANRLLEEDTPRYTRASDTCTVQRYGSEGFDITEMDLAAPEHQSRAKCGPEPQPSICKEPISTTTVPDLESKAERIARYKAERRRQLAERYGISLDQEPDSDGYSRYTRSREDSEDSERRRRGELFSSDRGRGESVGEEGRDMHSYTRTPSTNPKGGHTALQQSPSDRGYQGGRRRTPPSERERLMNLENQRRAAVPPEAPSSSSYMDGTALSLSTRVPFKDHCVTGMPPTSPKMSRQSPLSSPQHGVSLSSPQHGGSLSSPQHGGSLSSPQHGGSAGDLFIEQQAHSILSRQGVRANRGTDWSLQIDAEGDTQSVINWPSRIRGREKLAKEMGHQQDPGPGRAPGPGRAPGPGRAPGPSAYHQSQADLPGLQRASQKHQQPQALPVHCGPARPSSLSGPSGAATKTGQQQTREGEFEETKTSKAEGLPLSRKAVLPSELHRRDRSTEDPWRGRGEEQMTRLLRLSQALQVRNPERGRGRDDAEALSTNPAHDFIEDHVESGVSVAQLRHSFLEGTTTSATAASGRSELSSVSSDLAPTDVDDEKLDERAKLSVAAKRSFFRELEKSIDGGAPKARSRNATVDRRLRRAQDRSRTQPVTTQEVVIAAHLQAASQQNATSQQILDRTLLEASKPAPMMERKQPSPSQGEPDTCTLSLAEKMALFNRLAQPPTRVTRLRGDPRHRRNNARYQTQPITLGDMEQESPDGPDEPELCDSPVEHQLQNGPDSQLGPFPMCSSALTGGTVSSEHAGDIHIPGNPAAPNTLFQHAGPLWTSGESVDSSSGPMFTQEQDLGRGKRKLPSPEGRVRQSSPPQPQTGKERRWQEEGEEEQQRWSREGGLGQMSENRLTREKGQNQDPQQSSLALWDSVWTSSACRDPGGIHWEQTDEPKDMTARHMSIRDRVALLKKSGEQDWRNRINRKQGGATFGDHQVGPLEAEPSLNTKEPIVAPPPSPPADPPFHVSSPNESVAQPFCVVISPSASPRTMQVDERHPWRRKRITQSETEVRNVEAQLSIQERKQQIVAQEEAWKAKGHGAANDSAQFTVAARMVKKGLASPSALQASVLSKPKNGTIAISKPQEDLCLNPVTKAGSGLNVESDMKLEQLESFLGKLNKAPCLPEATITVTEKKVKEVMALEDEAFSKFYRAVEELPASVNMLEVHEDFDAIFGPLAPKLTSEMVQHKRAVRPTRNIQASRNPLKSLAAREDIRHEYTEQRLNIGQLESKRMKAERMNKTSGFSDVALAGLASTENFSSINLRSVSISEHVSNNSAVPYKKLMLLQVKGRRHVQTRLVEPRAPSLNSGDCFLLVTPQHCFVWTGEFANVIEKNKASELANFIQSKRDMGCRAQDVQLIEEGMNNHASQEFWKILGGQLSIQSAGTPDEDELYEGAIVETNCIYRLVEDRLVPDDDFWAKMPRCSLLDPKEVLVFDFGSEMYIWHGKEVTLAQRKVAFQLAKHLWNGTFDYTNCDINPLDPGECNPLIPKKGQGRPDWAVFGRLTQHNETTLFKEKFVDWSDSRKTPSPSKVPNDRVSDQKQDPSHSDPRNACDTSLMLHLQPRPVNTRLDGTNVGRGYGLVEAEDWRSYEITTLAVEVWHILEFDYSRLPRQSIGQFHEGDTYVVKWKYMVSTAVGRRQNSEIKMSAAGKEKCCYFFWQGRNATISEKGTSALMTVELDEERGAQVQVQQGKEPPCFLQCFKGGMVIHSGKREEEEEEENCQNDWRLYCVRGEVAVEGHLVEVACNCSSLRSRVSMLLLCVSQALIYLWHGCKAQTHTQEVARTAANQIKEQCPLETGLHSSSNVTIWECDEGAEPAAFWEALGRRDRKAYDCMLQDPGRFNFTPRLYQLSSSSGQFTAVEFLYPARDSKKVNSMPFLEEDLYTASQPALFLVDNHHEVYLWQGWWPQDTGNTGSARIRWDVDRKCAMETVLQYCQDKNGKKPPKAYLIHAGLEPLTFTNMFPSWEHREDIAEITEREAEVCNQIILVEDVLARLCKTTYPLAELLARPLPEGVDPLRLEVYLTDEDFETALEMSREEYSSLPGWKQVNLKKSKGLF, from the exons ATGAACAG AAAAGAACGCATCGCTCGGAGGTTGGAGGGCATTGAGGGTGATCTGCATACCTCTTTGATGCCTAGCTTGGTGGCCAATCGGCTTTTGGAGGAGGATACGCCGAGATACACGAGGGCTTCAGACACCT GTACAGTTCAGCGGTATGGCTCAGAGGGATTTGATATCACAGAAATGGATCTCGCTGCACCAGAGCACCAGTCAAGAGCTAAATGTGGACCTGAGCCTCAGCCCTCCATCTGCAAAGAGCCCATCTCCACCACCACAGTACCAGACCTGGAGTCCAAGGCTGAACGCATCGCTCGTTACAAGGCGGAGCGGCGCCGGCAGCTAGCGGAGCGCTACGGTATTTCTCTGGATCAGGAACCAGACTCGGATGGTTACTCTCGCTACACTCGCTCTCGGGAGGATTCAGAAGACTcggagagaagaaggagaggagagttATTCAGCTCAGATAGAGGCAGAGGTGAATCTGTGGGAGAAGAAGGGCGGGATATGCACTCCTACACTCGTACTCCGTCCACGAACCCAAAAGGGGGACACAcagcgctgcagcagagccCCTCTGACCGGGGATACCAGGGGGGTCGGAGGAGGACGCCCCCCTCGGAGAGGGAGAGACTGATGAATCTGGAGAATCAGCGCCGTGCTGCGGTTCCCCCGGAAGCaccgtcctcttcctcatatATGGACGGGACAGCATTGTCTCTGAGTACCAGGGTCCCTTTCAAAGATCACTGTGTTACAGGGATGCCCCCCACCTCACCCAAAATGAGCAGGCAGTcacccctgtcctccccccaaCACGGagtctccctgtcctccccccaaCACGGaggctccctctcctccccccaacACGGAggctccctgtcctccccccaaCACGGAGGCTCAGCAGGGGACCTGTTCATTGAGCAGCAGGCACACAGCATCCTCAGCAGACAAGG CGTGAGGGCCAACCGGGGCACTGATTGGTCCCTCCAGATTGATGCTGAGGGCGACACCCAGTCTGTCATCAACTGGCCGTCGAG AATCAGAGGCAGGGAGAAGCTTGCCAAGGAGATGGGCCACCAGCAGGATCCTGGGCCGGGGAGGGCTCCCGGGCCGGGGAGGGCTCCCGGGCCGGGGAGGGCTCCCGGGCCCTCAGCATACCACCAAAGCCAGGCAGACCTTCCTGGCCTTCAGCGGGCTTCCCAAAAACACCAGCAGCCACAAGCCCTGCCGGTCCACTGTGGCCCTGCTCGCCCCAGTTCTTTATCTGGGCCCTCCGGTGCTGCAACTAAAACGGGACAGCAGCAGACCCGGGAGGGAGAGTTTGAGGAAACCAAGACCTCAAAGGCAGAGGGTCTCCCGTTGAGTAGGAAAGCAGTGCTGCCCTCTGAGCTCCATCGCAGAGACAGGAGCACCGAAGACCcttggagagggaggggggaggagcagaTGACCAGGCTACTGAGGTTAAGCCAGGCGTTGCAGGTTAGGAACCCTGAGAGAGGCCGAGGGCGTGATGACGCAGAAGCCCTCAGCACGAACCCGGCACACGACTTCATAGAGGATCACGTGGAAAGTGGCGTCTCTGTGGCCCAGCTCCGGCATTCCTTCCTGGAGGGCACAACCACGAGTGCCACAGCAGCCAGTGGCAGGAGTGAGCT GTCCTCGGTGAGTTCAGACCTAGCTCCCACTGACG TTGATGATGAAAAGCTGGATGAGCGAGCTAAGCTAAGTGTGGCGGCCAAGCGCTCCTTCTTCAGG GAACTGGAAAAGAGCATTGATGGAGGAGCCCCTAAAGCCCGATCCAGGAATGCCACAGTGGATCGGAGACTGAGGCGAGCTCAGGACCGCTCCAGGACCCAGCCCGTCACCACCCAGGAGGTGGTCATTGCTGCCCA CCTGCAGGCAGCCTCGCAGCAGAACGCCACCTCTCAGCAGATTTTGGACCGCACCCTGCTCGAGGCCTCCAAACCAGCACCGATGATGGAGAGAAAGCAGCCAAGTCCCAGTCAAGGTGAACCTGACACGTGCACCCTGAGCCTGGCTGAGAAGATGGCCCTTTTCAACAGGCTGGCTCAGCCTCCGACCCGGGTCACCAGACTCAGAGGGGACCCTCGGCACCGCAGGAACAACGCCCGCTACCAAACACAGCCCATCACCCTTGGAGACATGGAGCAG GAGTCTCCAGACGGTCCAGATGAGCCGGAGCTGTGTGACAGCCCAGTTGAACATCAA CTTCAGAATGGACCAGATTCCCAGTTGGGACCTTTTCCCATGTGTTCCTCCGCTCTGACGGGAGGAACAGTCTCCTCTGAACATGCAGGAGACATCCACATACCTGGCAACCCTGCTGCCCCCAACACACTCTTCCAGCACGCCGGTCCTCTCTGGACTTCCGGAGAATCAGTGGATTCTTCAAGCGGTCCGATGTTTACCCAGGAACAAGATTTgggaagagggaagaggaagcTGCCTTCCCCTGAGGGGAGAGTCAGGCAGAGTTCTCCACCCCAGCCTCAGACTGGCAAAGAAAGGAGgtggcaggaggagggagaggaggagcagcagagatggagcagagagggagggctCGGACAGATGTCGGAAAACCGCCTGACCCGGGAGAAGGGACAGAACCAGGACCCCCAGCAGAGCAGTTTAG CTCTTTGGGACTCTGTCTGGACCAGCAGTGCCTGTCGGGATCCAGGAGGGATCCATTGGGAACAGACGGACGAGCCGAAGGACATGACGGCCCGACACATGTCCatcagagacag AGTGGCGTTGTTGAAGAAGAGTGGCGAGCAAGACTGGAGGAACAGAATCAACAGGAAGCAGGGCGGGGCCACGTTTGGTGACCACCAGGTTGGGCCACTGGAGGCGGAGCCAAGCCTCAACACGAAG GAGCCCATCgttgcacctcctccctctccacctgcTGACCCTCCCTTCCATGTTTCTTCTCCCAATGAGTCAGTTGCACAG CCCTTTTGTGTGGTCATCTCGCCCTCTGCATCTCCTCGAACCATGCAGGTGGATGAGAGACACCCCTGGAGAAGGAAG AGAATAACCCAGTCTGAGACGGAGGTCCGGAACGTCGAGGCTCAGCTGTCCATccaggagaggaagcagcagatagTAGCCCAGGAGGAGGCCTGGAAGGCCAAAGGTCATGGCGCTGCCAACGACTCCGCCCAGTTCACCGTTGCTGCACGAATGGTGAAGAAAG GGTTGGCGTCTCCTTCTGCATTACAAGCTTCAGTGCTCTCCAAACCCAAAAATGGGACCATCGCCATCTCCAAACCACAGGAAG ATTTGTGTCTAAATCCAGTGACGAAGGCTGGATCAGGTCTGAACGTGGAGTCGGACATGAAGCTTGAGCAGCTGGAGTCCTTCCTTGGAAAGCTCAATAAAG caccTTGTCTCCCAGAGGCAACCATCACAGTCACAGAGAAGAAGGTAAAGGAAGTAATGGCCCTCGAGGATGAAGCCTTCTCTAAATTCTACCGCGCGGTGGAGGAGCTCCCAGCCTCTGTCAACATGCTGGAAGTCCATGAAGACTTCGATGCCATCTTTGGTCCTCTGGCACCAAA ACTAACCTCAGAAATGGTGCAGCACAAACGAGCAGTCCGCCCGACCCGGAACATCCAGGCGTCCAGGAACCCCCTGAAATCTCTGGCTGCCCGGGAGGACATCAGGCACGAGTACACGGAGCAAAGGCTGAACATCGGCCAGCTGGAGAGCAAGAGGATGAAGGCTGAGAGGA TGAACAAGACCTCTGGCTTCTCTGACGTGGCTCTGGCCGGTCTGGCCAGCACGGAGAATTTCAGCAGCATCAACCTGCGCAGCGTCAGCATCTCTGAACACGTGTCCAACAACAGCGCGGTGCCTTACAAGAAACTCATGCTGttacaggtcaaag GACGACGCCATGTTCAGACCCGGCTAGTGGAGCCCAGAGCACCCTCCCTGAACAGCGGTGACTGTTTCCTGCTGGTTACACCACAACACTGCTTTGTCTGGACTGGAGAATTTGCAAATGTCATTGAGAAGAACAAG GCATCAGAGTTAGCTAATTTTATCCAAAGTAAGAGAGACATGGGCTGCCGAGCTCAAGATGTCCAGCTCATTGAGGAAGGCATGAACAACCACGCTTCCCAGGAATTCTGGAAAATCCTAGGAGGACAGTTGAGTATTCAAT ctgcaggaacacCAGATGAGGACGAGCTGTATGAAGGTGCCATCGTGGAGACCAACTGTATATACCGCCTGGTGGAGGacagactggttccagatgatGATTTTTGGGCCAAAATGCCTCGTTGTTCTCTGCTTGACCCTAAAGAG GTTCTGGTGTTTGACTTTGGCAGTGAGATGTATATCTGGCACGGGAAGGAAGTGACGCTGGCCCAAAGGAAGGTGGCCTTCCAGCTGGCCAAACACCTGTGGAACGGAACCTTCGACTACACCAACTGTGACATCAACCCTCTGGACCCAGGAGAGTGCAACCCGCTCATCCCCAA GAAAGGTCAGGGGCGACCTGACTGGGCGGTGTTTGGAAGGCTGACTCAGCACAATGAAACAACTCTGTTCAAGGAGAAGTTCGTGGACTGGAGCGACTCCAGGAAAACCCCCAGTCCCAGCAAAGTCCCCAACGACCGCGTGTCGGATCAGAAA CAGGATCCATCCCACTCTGACCCACGTAACGCCTGTGACACCTCCCTGATGCTGCACCTTCAGCCCAGGCCTGTCAACACCCGATTGGACGGCACGAATGTGGGCCGCGGCTACGGTCTGGTGGAGGCGGAGGACTGGCGGAGCTATGAGATTACCACCCTGGCAGTGGAGGTTTGGCATATCCTGGAGTTCGACTACAGCCGTCTGCCACGCCAGAGCATCGGGCAGTTCCATGAAGGCGACACCTACGTGGTGAAGTGGAAGTACATGGTTAGCACAgcag TTGGAAGAAGGCAGAATTCTGAGATCAAGATGTCAGCGGCCGGAAAGGAGAAGTGCTGTTACTTCTTCTGGCAGGGCCGCAACGCCACCATCAGTGAGAAGGGAACATCGGCACTCATGACCGTGGAGCTGGATGAGGAGCGCGGTGCCCAG GTTCAGGTCCAGCAGGGCAAGGAACCTCCGTGTTTCTTGCAGTGCTTCAAGGGGGGGATGGTCATCCACTCAggaaagagggaagaggaggaggaggaggagaactgcCAGA ACGACTGGCGTCTGTACTGTGTTCGTGGGGAAGTGGCTGTGGAGGGACACCTAGTGGAGGTCGCGTGTAACTGCAGCAGTCTGCGCTCGCGCGTCTCCATGCTGCTGTTGTGCGTCAGCCAGGCGCTCATCTACCTGTGGCACGGCTGCAaggctcagacacacactcaggaagTGGCGCGAACTGCAGCTAACCAGATTAAAGAGCA ATGCCCTCTAGAAACAggcctccacagcagcagcaatgttACTATTTGGGAATGTgatgagggggcggagcctgcaGCATTCTGGGAAGCCCTTGGGCGGAGAGACAGGAAAGCCTATGACTGCATGCTGCAAG aCCCGGGGCGATTCAACTTCACCCCCCGACTCTaccagctgagcagcagctctggccaGTTTACAGCCGTGGAGTTTCTGTATCCAGCGAGAGACTCCAAGAAGGTCAACTCCATGCCCTTCCTGGAGGAGGATCTGTACACCGCCTCACAGCCAG CCCTGTTCCTGGTAGACAACCACCATGAGGTCTATCTGTGGCAGGGCTGGtggcctcaggacactggaaaCACTGGCTCCGCTCGTATTCGCTGGGACGTGGACAGGAAATGTGCCATGGAGACTGTGCTGCAGTACTGCCAAG ACAAAAATGGGAAGAAGCCACCGAAGGCGTACCTGATCCATGCAGGTCTGGAGCCTCTCACCTTCACCAACATGTTCCCCAGCTGGGAGCATCGAGAGGACATCGCTGAGATCACAGAGAGG GAGGCAGAGGTCTGTAACCAGATCATCCTCGTGGAAGATGTGTTGGCCCGGCTGTGTAAGACCACCTACCCGCTGGCAGAGCTTCTAGCCCGGCCATTGCCTGAGGGTGTCGACCCTCTTCGACTGGAGGTCTACTTGACAGATGAGGACTTTGAG